The Kordia sp. SMS9 DNA window CAATAATAGCTTTGCTTTCTGAAATTGGTTTGGCTTGTATCTGTTCAAGAATCGCTAAGGCTTCTTTTGGAGCAGATTTGCTACTTTCAAATCTTTTCAATAACCAGTTTTCTGCATGTTCAAATTTTTTCTGAGGAACTTCAGTATGTAATAGTTGAGTTCGCAATGCTAAAATTTCATCTCCGAAAAGTTGTTCCGCAGTAATGACTTTGTTGTTTAGTTCATGAATTGGAATTTTCACAAAAGGATATGCGCCCTTGGTTTTGAATTGAATCACAAACATTTCAGAATCTTGATGCGCCGAAATCGAAAGGTAATTTTTGTGCATTCCGGAAACCCAAACATTTCGATACCTTCCATTAGGTTTTAAGGTTGTATTATCAAAGGTATTCCGTTCCAAACCATCCAATTCAACTATGATAAAAAGATGTCCCGTAGGAACGACACGTTCGATAGAATGATCTGGTTTGAATCCTTTAAAATAAAAAATGGATTCAATGTAAGCTTTCAAAGGAGCTTTTAAACTATGAGTTTCAAATTGCAATAGTTTTTGGTTTAGTTATACTTAAAACTACAATATTCTTTAGCAATGTCAAAGTTGTACCATTAGAAAATCAACTATTTTTTGAGGCTAAAGATCAATATATTTTTTAAAATCAGTAGGTTTGTCTATGTGCAACGCAATCTTAGGGAACGTCATTTTTGTACCAAATAAACCGCGTAGTGTGTGTTCGTGATGCGTTTCAATAAGTACATTATGACCTTCCAATTCGCCTAATAAAGAAAGTCTAGCAATGTTTTCTTCTTTGTCAAATTCTGTGCTTGTCAGTGTAATATTTTTGATGTTTTCAATCGAGATTTCCGCTTCTTGCATGATTCCATAACGTAACAATACTTGATCATTTTCGATAGCAATCGGGCGTTTCATTAAGGATTTTGCATATCGAATTTTTTTGAATCGGCTTCGCTAAATAGGTCTGATGTACGTTTTTCTTTTATATAGTTTAATTGGAAATTAAATCAAGTAGCATCAATTAATAAAAAAAGACAACTTTGATTAAGTTGCCTTCATGAAATATATAGTATTTTAATGGAATGTTTTACAAGCCAAAACTCGCCAATACCGGATCGTCTACTTCATGATCATAGGCTCGCCAAAAGAACGAACCTTCGCCGCCATTGTAACGCCAAACCACTTCTTTGTCAGGAGTGACTTCCCAAAAACCAAAATCGCCCTCGCAGATAAGCGTATTTCCATTGTCTAAACGTTCTGCACCCGAAATTTTGCTGGAAAAAATTGCCTCATTGCTATACGACCAAACTACATTCGGTTCGTTGTCTGTATTTGGCAATAGGGAATAGGTAGCTGGCATTTCCAATTCGTATACGGTAGAAAAACCTGCGGCAAATCCGTTGACATATAATAACATGTTTCCTTCGCCAGGTACGCCATCTTCTAATAAATTTGGATAGTGATTGCGATCGCCGCGAACTTCTCCCATCATATTGTCATACGCTCTTGGATTGCCAAAACGATACACCAAATCGCCACCAAATCCATAATTCCCGCCTGAATTTGTAGCAGCTTCAGCAGTAGTTGTGCTGTGATCAATAACCCAAACTTCACTAAAAAAGTTTACACTTAGGTAGATAACATCTTTGGTTGAATCATAATCAAAACCGTTGGCATGCATGATGTCGCCATTGGCAATTGGGTTGTAATTGATGTTCACTTTACGTGGATTATCAGCCACAATACCGTAGTTTGGAAGTGATGGATCATCGTCTTGAACAATATGATCGTAACTTCTCCATTGCCATACTACTGCATTGGTATTTCTGTCAATTTCCATAAGTGTTTCAGGATAAATATCACCAGGATTTGCAGATCCTTGTGCGGCTGCATCCACTTCTGCAATGCGTTCCCAAACTAAAAGCAACACATTTCCATTTGGCAACATTTCTACATCATGATGCACAATAAAATCCGAGTTGCTTAGTGTATATTCCCATTCCACATTGCCGTTGGGATTTATAATTTTTACAATACCGCCATATCCACCAAATTCAATTTGTGCATTTGGATCTTTAAAAACTCCTAATAAATTTCCGTTTGGTAGTATCTGTAAGTCGTTCCCTAAAGGCTCATCAAAAGTAAATTCATGAACTTTTTGACCTGTTTTGCTCAATAAAAAAGCAGAATTTTTTCCTGCATTTACAACGAATGTCAGATTGTTGTGAATTTTTGCTGCGTCATAGACTTCAACTTCAGTTGTTAAAACTATTGGATCCGGATCTGGATCACTACTTTCTGGTGTAATAATATTTGTATCGTCATCACTACAGCTTGCAAAGGTAAAAAGGAATGCGCAAGCTAGGTACCGTAAGATTTGTATGTGTTTCATTATTGCTTCAATTGTTAGGCTAAAAATATATAATTCTGAAATAAATACATCACGAAAACACATAAGTTTTCTTGTTTTTCCGCTGTTTTGCAGTCAATTTTAACAGTTAAGAATCATTTCATAGCTTTTTTTGTCTTTTTTACGGTGAAAATGAAAGTGGTAAATATTTTAGGTCATGTTATTTTTTATCTGATGAGAATATGTATTTTAGCAAGCAAATTGAATCAGAACCGATACCCAATGTAGTAATTGCTACACGTATTCTTTAAATTACTGCCATTGCCACTAGATTATTTTAAAGCATTTTTTTACAGAAGAACTAATTTGTACCGTTTTGTGCTTTTTTCGGATAAGTTTACGGAAAGACAGCGCATGTTAGTTGCGAAAGAAATTCCTTTTTATACAAAATTGAACCTCAAAGAAAAACGTGTATTTGAGCACAGAGTGTTGAGTTTTATCAACGCGCACACCTTTGTAGGTCGTGAAGATTTATTGGTTACAGAGCGCATGCAATTGCTTATTGCTGCTACGGCAGTGATGATTACGTTTGGTTTTAGGCGTTATTTGCTTTCGCGATTTGAAACGATTTTGGTATATCCACAACATTATTTTTCTAATATTACACAGCAATATCACAAAGGAGAAGCCAATCCGAAATACAAAACATTAGTATTTTCGTGGGAAGATTTTGAAGAAGGTATTAAGATTGAAGACGACAATTTAAATCTTGGTATTCACGAACTTACGCATGCATTGCATTTTAGTTTTTTAACTGAAAGCAGTTACAACGCACGCATGTTTTTGCGACACTACAAATTGTTGCTTGCTTCTTTGATAGATAAAGATGCGCAAAAACGCTTGATTAAAATCAATTATTTACGCGATTATGCTTTTGAAAATCAGTATGAGTTTTTGTCTGTTTTGATAGAACATTTCTTTGAAACGCCCGAAGAATTCCGAGCGAAATTGCCCAATATTTACAACAGAGTCAAGCTGATGTTAAACATACACGTCGCAGATTTTTAAATTTGAATTAATGGAATTCGAAGACAGCTTTGTGTTCCCGCTACAGTGCCTGTAGTATTGCGTAAGGTGCGAACATCCAACAGTTTCTTTTTACTCTCCGAGCCATTGATGATTTTTAAGCGTTCGTTAATATTCTCCAGTGAAATTCCTGAACCTTCATTCAATTCTTCTGCTGTTTTTGTAATGCCATCACCGTTATCGGTAATGCACACGTACAATTGTTCTTCTTCTAGTTTGATAGAAATTTTCAATTCTCCTTTTCCAGTACGTTTCATACCTTTCAAACCATGAACAATGGCATTTTCTATTAAAGGTTGTAAAATAAGCGGTGGAACTTTGGTAAATTCTAAATCGGCTTTCAATGCTTCGTCAATTACAATTGTATAGACAAATCCTTTTTCAAAAAGATCGCGTTGCAATTCAATATATAACGTTGAAATTTTAATTTCGTCTTGTAAATCAATCAATTTACTTTTGGTCGATTTTTGAACCAATCGGTACAAATGTGAAAGTCTATTAAGCCAGTTGATCGACTGATTCACATTTCCTTTGGTCATTGCGTTACAGATACTTTGGATTGCATTATTAATAAAGTGCGGATTCATTTGAGAATTCAAAAGATCGTACCGTAACGATAATTCATTTAATGACATTCAATACATTTTTTTAGAGTTAACATTTGTTATGCTGGCTTTAGGGATAGATTATAAAATTGGTATACGTAAATGTACGATTGTTACACGCAAAAGGCAACAGGGTTTTGCCCCATTTCGCGAAAACAGGCTCTATATTCACGGAAAATAGAAAGTGTATTAAGAGGTTAAGTTTTTGTTTTTTAGTGTTTTAAGGTGTGCTTTGTAAAAAATATTACAAAGAGAGGAAAATTCTCGAAAAACGACATAAAAAACATACTTTTTTGTCTTAAAAAAGATGTTTTAAAGAAGGTTTTTCAGAATAGAAACATCAAATAACACCGCTTTTTTCAAAAAAATCATTATAAAAAAACTAGAATTGTTAGTTATTTATAGATTTTCTTTTAATTTAGAGGATATTGCATTTTTACTTCTCTCCCAGCCTCAACTAGTAAAAATAGTGTAAAGTATTGGTTACATTTAAAAAGTTGCCAATACATTTTTATTACAAAAAAAACATACTTTCTATGATAAAAAACATACTATATTTCGTCGTATTAACTGGCGTTGTTTGTCAATCTTATGGTCAAAGTTTGGTCAATGATGGCGCAGAAATCATGCTGCAAGAGTCTGCTGTGGTATTCAGTACTGAGAGTTTTGTAAATAGGAATAATGGACAAATTAAAGGCGATGGCACCATGGATTTTGCGGAAGCCATGAATTTTGCGGTGATCAATCCTGGAGTCGTTATTGGCGATTTAAGTTTTGATTCTTCATTAATCAACAGTTCGGCTGCTGGTTTTATGCTGGACATCCAGGGAAATGCAGGGATTGGCATTGAAAATGGACACGATCATGTATTTGTAGATGGCGATTTGGTGATGAATGGAATTTTAGACATTGCTACCATTGACGGTTTTGTACCTGCCACAACCGATTCGTTCACCATCATATCGTATACAGGAAATATTTCTGGACAATTTACCGCGGTAACTTTAGGAGGCAATCTTACGGGTTTTGCTGTTGATTATACCTTGCCTGGACAAATACGATTGGTGCATGAAAGTATTTTAAGTGTGCAAGAAGCTACCATTGAATCTTTACAAGTGTTTCCAAACCCAACCAATGACTTTATCTACATTCGATCGTTGGATAAAATTGACAGAGTAGAAGTCTATAATTTAATAGGAAAGCAAGTATTAGTTACTACCAAAACAGATAAAGTTGATTTGGGCAGACTTGCTAAAGGAATGTATCTCGTAAAAATCTACAGTGAGCAAAAGTTCAATGTGAAGAAAATTAAAGTTCAATAATTATATATACTATAGAATGAAAAAAATATACATAACAATTTTATGTTGCTTTGGATTGCTGAGCATATCTGCGCAAAATTGTGGTTATTATACGGTAAATTTATATACGCAATCTAGTGTTGATAATTTTGTAGCTACGTATGCTACAACAGGTTGTAATAGATTGCCTATTTCATTGATCATAGGACAATCAAACCCTGGAACAATTAATGACATTGTAGACATTTCTGGATTATCTTTTATTGAAGAAATAGCATCTTCATTGATCATTAGAAATACAAGTCTCACTACATTAAATGGTCTTCAAAATCTTACAACACTTGGTGCAGCTGATGGTTACTCAGAAACATTAGAAATAACAAATAACCCTAATTTAACATCCATCAGTAGTTTGCAAAATTTGAATACTCCAGACGGAATCCGAGAATTACGCATTACTGACAGTCCATTACTTCAAAGTTTAAATGGAGTTTCACATCTTGAGGCTCAAAATAAAGTGATTGTCACCAATACAGGAATCACTGATTTTCAAGCTACAGTAAGAAGCTTCATTAATACTTTTAGTGTGAGAGACAATCCAAATTTGACATCGTTTTCAGGACTTATAATTAACACTAACGGTACGTACCCTGGTACTGAAGTTACCATTAGAGATAATCCATCTCTAACTAGTATTGACGGTATGCAAGCCTTTACAGATATACGCAATTTAAGAATTATTGATACTGGACTTACATCTCTTACAGGTTTAGATAATGCAGCCATTCGTAATTCTTGTACCATCGTTAATAATCCAGCATTAACATCCATCGATGCAATAAACGGTTCTGGTACTCCATCAAGTTATATAGATATACAATATAATGGAGCCTTGACATCAATTAATGGATTTAATGGAATGACTTCCCATTCAGGGAATCTCACCATCAGAAACAACAGTTCTTTAAATACGATTAGTGGTTTTACTAATTTAAATTCTTTTTCAGGAGAATTTTTAATTGAATTAAACGCTTCTTTAACCGCGATTGATGGCTTTTCAAGCTTGAGTACAATTAATGGTACAATGACTATTAATAATAATACTTCACTATCCTCACTAAGCGGATTAAGTGCTTTAAATTCCGTTACCAGCGCAATCACAATAAGTGATAATAACAGTTTACCAAACGTAGATGACTTGAGTAGTTTATCATCTTTTGGATTTATTTTTCGCATACTAAATTGTGATCAATTACAAAACATAACCCTTTCTGGATTAGGAACCGATTTGAACGCTTTAGAAATTAAGGAAAATGATGCGTTACAATCTGTATCAATTTCAGATAACTCTCAACTTTCATTCACTAGATTAGAATTGAAAAACAATCAAGCTTTAACTGATATTCAATTTCAGATGGCAAATTATATAGCTTCCTCTTCTGACGTTGGTGTTATAGTAGAAGGGAATCCTGCATTGACTTCATTGCAATTTTTGAGTACGCTAACTAATTTTCGAAAAGGAATTTCAATTGTAAATAATGCAAGTATAAGCAACCTAAACGACCTTCGTTTTTTGGCACGTTCAGGCGATTTAACCATTAGTGACAATCCTTCCTTGACAAATTTAAATGATTTAGGAAAAAATATTGAGGTCTTTGGAGATTTACAAATCTCAGGAAATCAAAATTTGACAGACATAAGTTACTTGGATGATTTGGTAAAAGTACATGAAAATATGAGATTGATTAACAATCCAAATTTAGATGAATGCTGTATTCTGGATCGCTTTTACAACCAAGGAACCGTAACAGGAAGCTTCACACTGTACGGGAACAATACAAATTGCAATTCCATTCACGATATTTTTGATAATTGTGGTGAAGACGGCGTGATTTCCAATGACAATTGCCAAGATGTCAGCAATCCAGATCAATTAGATACAGACAGTGACGGCGTTGGTGATGCATGTGACAATTGCCCAACAGTCGCTAATAACAATCAATTAGATACGGACGGAAACGGCGTTGGCGATGCATGTCAGGCTGAAGCTGGAGCAGATACAGGTTTTGTGGGAATCAGCACAAATACACCATTAAGCAAATTACACATTGAAGATGGCGACGTATTTATTAGCAATATCAACCGTGGAATTATCATGAAAACGGCTTCGGGAAAATGTTTCCGCTACAAGCCTAATGAACAAGGAATATTAGTAGGACAAGAAATTATTTGTCCACAATAAAATATATACTAAAATGAAAAAAAAAATATACGTATCAATCTTATGTTTACTTGGAATACTTACTTTACATGCTCAGAATTGCAGTTCTGGAAGTGTCACTTTAGCAAACCAGTTTCAAGTAGATAACTTTGTTGCTACCCATGCGAGTACAGGTTGTAATACTATTCCTTTTAACTTATATATAGGAAATAGCACGAATAATAATATAACAGATATATCTGGACTCTCATTCATTACGAATGTTGGAGGGATTTTAGGTATTTTTGGTACGAATTTGACAGATCTAACTGGATTGGAAAATATTGTTGATATTGGCTATGCAACAGGTACTCAGAAGTATTTATACATTCACAATAACTCAAACCTATCCTCAACCGCTACGCTACAAAATTTACAACCTAACCAAGGCATTTTCTTGATGTCGATTAAAAACAATCCTTCGTTAACAAGTCTTAATGGTCTTACCCAAATGAAGGTGACACAAGATGTCATTGTTGAAAATACCAGCATATCAAATTTATCATTAACGCTTACCCGTAGTGTCAATTCTATTGAAATTTTAAACAATCCAAATTTAACTAGCTTTTCAGGGTTAAATGTTTTAAACGAAAATACGCATACAGGACTGGCATTATTTTTAAGAGACAATCCTTCATTGTCTTCCATTGCAGGTCTTGATGCTTTTACAAACATCCTGACTTTAGTAGTAGACAATACAGGATTAAGTTCTTTGAATGAATTGAACAATATAGCAAGTATTCAAAATTTTTTGAGTGTTGTTGATAATGCGTCACTACTCAATTTAGATGGACTTTCGAATGTAAGTAATTTGCAAAACCTCTACATTTTGAACAATCCAACATTAACGTCAATCAATGGACTTAGTGGATTGACTGCTGTGCAAGGACAATGCACGTTGATAAACAATCCTAGTTTGCAGTCTTTACAAGGTTTAAATGGAGTTTCAACTGTTCAGCAAAATTTAGAAATAAATGGAAATTCCTCTCTTTCTTCAACGGATGGCTTACAAAGTTTAACTTCTGTCGGAGGTGAATTTAGAATTTTGAATAATTCAGGACTCACATCTTTAACAGGATTAAATAGCTTAAATGACATATCTCTAGATTTAAAAGTGACAAATAATACTTCTCTGGTCTCCATGAATGGAATAAATTCACTAAATACCGTAGGTAGAAATGTAGTGATAAGCAATAATTCTAGTTTGCAAAATACGGACGGTTTAAGTGGCTTATCATCTTTTGGGGAAGAGTTTTTAGTGTCTAATTGTAATCAACTTCAAACTATTGTGGTTCCAAGTTTAGGAAACGATTTGGCAAAATTTGAAGTAAATGGTAATAATGCACTTCAATCCATATCTCTGGGAAGTAATTCTAATATGACTTTTGAGTCTTTAAGAATTATAAACAACCAAAGCTTTACCGATTTTTTATATACACTTGGAAATATAAATACTGATTCATCAAGTGATTCCATAGTAATTCAAGGAAACGCATCCTTAACCAACCTAAGCTTATTTAATTCAGTGACTTCATTTAGAAAAAATATTTCAATCATAAATAACGCTGGTTTGACCGATTTATCAGATTTAGGCACTATCGAAAATTTTAATGATATTACCATTCAAAACAATGCATCTTTAGATAATATAGACGGACTTGGAAATAATTTAACAGTATACGGAAATTTGACAATCGATGGCAATCAATCTTTAACGAACATAACACACATTGATGAAGTACTCAAAATTTTTGGAGGCTTAAACTTAACAAATAATTCAAGTCTTGACGAATGTTGTCCTTTGGAAAGATTGTACAACAATGGCGCGGTTGAAGGTGTTATAAGTATAACTGGGAATAATACCAATTGTGATGCTACTTCTGACATTTTAGATGGCTGTGGTGAAGATGGCGTCATTGCCAATGAC harbors:
- a CDS encoding helix-turn-helix domain-containing protein codes for the protein MKAYIESIFYFKGFKPDHSIERVVPTGHLFIIVELDGLERNTFDNTTLKPNGRYRNVWVSGMHKNYLSISAHQDSEMFVIQFKTKGAYPFVKIPIHELNNKVITAEQLFGDEILALRTQLLHTEVPQKKFEHAENWLLKRFESSKSAPKEALAILEQIQAKPISESKAIIDSYPNSQKHLIHQFKKYFGLTPKVFHRIFRFNEILKHIQNKQQLKWTDITYEFGYTDQSHFIKEFKEFSGFNPQEFINADFHNDEPNFFPLDRKG
- a CDS encoding aryl-sulfate sulfotransferase yields the protein MKHIQILRYLACAFLFTFASCSDDDTNIITPESSDPDPDPIVLTTEVEVYDAAKIHNNLTFVVNAGKNSAFLLSKTGQKVHEFTFDEPLGNDLQILPNGNLLGVFKDPNAQIEFGGYGGIVKIINPNGNVEWEYTLSNSDFIVHHDVEMLPNGNVLLLVWERIAEVDAAAQGSANPGDIYPETLMEIDRNTNAVVWQWRSYDHIVQDDDPSLPNYGIVADNPRKVNINYNPIANGDIMHANGFDYDSTKDVIYLSVNFFSEVWVIDHSTTTAEAATNSGGNYGFGGDLVYRFGNPRAYDNMMGEVRGDRNHYPNLLEDGVPGEGNMLLYVNGFAAGFSTVYELEMPATYSLLPNTDNEPNVVWSYSNEAIFSSKISGAERLDNGNTLICEGDFGFWEVTPDKEVVWRYNGGEGSFFWRAYDHEVDDPVLASFGL
- a CDS encoding zinc-dependent peptidase; this translates as MPLDYFKAFFYRRTNLYRFVLFSDKFTERQRMLVAKEIPFYTKLNLKEKRVFEHRVLSFINAHTFVGREDLLVTERMQLLIAATAVMITFGFRRYLLSRFETILVYPQHYFSNITQQYHKGEANPKYKTLVFSWEDFEEGIKIEDDNLNLGIHELTHALHFSFLTESSYNARMFLRHYKLLLASLIDKDAQKRLIKINYLRDYAFENQYEFLSVLIEHFFETPEEFRAKLPNIYNRVKLMLNIHVADF
- a CDS encoding sensor histidine kinase, giving the protein MSLNELSLRYDLLNSQMNPHFINNAIQSICNAMTKGNVNQSINWLNRLSHLYRLVQKSTKSKLIDLQDEIKISTLYIELQRDLFEKGFVYTIVIDEALKADLEFTKVPPLILQPLIENAIVHGLKGMKRTGKGELKISIKLEEEQLYVCITDNGDGITKTAEELNEGSGISLENINERLKIINGSESKKKLLDVRTLRNTTGTVAGTQSCLRIPLIQI
- a CDS encoding T9SS type A sorting domain-containing protein produces the protein MIKNILYFVVLTGVVCQSYGQSLVNDGAEIMLQESAVVFSTESFVNRNNGQIKGDGTMDFAEAMNFAVINPGVVIGDLSFDSSLINSSAAGFMLDIQGNAGIGIENGHDHVFVDGDLVMNGILDIATIDGFVPATTDSFTIISYTGNISGQFTAVTLGGNLTGFAVDYTLPGQIRLVHESILSVQEATIESLQVFPNPTNDFIYIRSLDKIDRVEVYNLIGKQVLVTTKTDKVDLGRLAKGMYLVKIYSEQKFNVKKIKVQ
- a CDS encoding thrombospondin type 3 repeat-containing protein, coding for MKKIYITILCCFGLLSISAQNCGYYTVNLYTQSSVDNFVATYATTGCNRLPISLIIGQSNPGTINDIVDISGLSFIEEIASSLIIRNTSLTTLNGLQNLTTLGAADGYSETLEITNNPNLTSISSLQNLNTPDGIRELRITDSPLLQSLNGVSHLEAQNKVIVTNTGITDFQATVRSFINTFSVRDNPNLTSFSGLIINTNGTYPGTEVTIRDNPSLTSIDGMQAFTDIRNLRIIDTGLTSLTGLDNAAIRNSCTIVNNPALTSIDAINGSGTPSSYIDIQYNGALTSINGFNGMTSHSGNLTIRNNSSLNTISGFTNLNSFSGEFLIELNASLTAIDGFSSLSTINGTMTINNNTSLSSLSGLSALNSVTSAITISDNNSLPNVDDLSSLSSFGFIFRILNCDQLQNITLSGLGTDLNALEIKENDALQSVSISDNSQLSFTRLELKNNQALTDIQFQMANYIASSSDVGVIVEGNPALTSLQFLSTLTNFRKGISIVNNASISNLNDLRFLARSGDLTISDNPSLTNLNDLGKNIEVFGDLQISGNQNLTDISYLDDLVKVHENMRLINNPNLDECCILDRFYNQGTVTGSFTLYGNNTNCNSIHDIFDNCGEDGVISNDNCQDVSNPDQLDTDSDGVGDACDNCPTVANNNQLDTDGNGVGDACQAEAGADTGFVGISTNTPLSKLHIEDGDVFISNINRGIIMKTASGKCFRYKPNEQGILVGQEIICPQ
- a CDS encoding S-layer family protein, translated to MKKKIYVSILCLLGILTLHAQNCSSGSVTLANQFQVDNFVATHASTGCNTIPFNLYIGNSTNNNITDISGLSFITNVGGILGIFGTNLTDLTGLENIVDIGYATGTQKYLYIHNNSNLSSTATLQNLQPNQGIFLMSIKNNPSLTSLNGLTQMKVTQDVIVENTSISNLSLTLTRSVNSIEILNNPNLTSFSGLNVLNENTHTGLALFLRDNPSLSSIAGLDAFTNILTLVVDNTGLSSLNELNNIASIQNFLSVVDNASLLNLDGLSNVSNLQNLYILNNPTLTSINGLSGLTAVQGQCTLINNPSLQSLQGLNGVSTVQQNLEINGNSSLSSTDGLQSLTSVGGEFRILNNSGLTSLTGLNSLNDISLDLKVTNNTSLVSMNGINSLNTVGRNVVISNNSSLQNTDGLSGLSSFGEEFLVSNCNQLQTIVVPSLGNDLAKFEVNGNNALQSISLGSNSNMTFESLRIINNQSFTDFLYTLGNINTDSSSDSIVIQGNASLTNLSLFNSVTSFRKNISIINNAGLTDLSDLGTIENFNDITIQNNASLDNIDGLGNNLTVYGNLTIDGNQSLTNITHIDEVLKIFGGLNLTNNSSLDECCPLERLYNNGAVEGVISITGNNTNCDATSDILDGCGEDGVIANDNCQDLSNPDQTDTDNDGIGDPCDNCPTVANNNQLDADNDGIGDACQGDAGANTGFVGISTNNPLAKFHVEDGDVFISNINRGIIMKTADGKCFRYQPDTNGKLVGTEIICPQ